One stretch of Patagioenas fasciata isolate bPatFas1 chromosome 9, bPatFas1.hap1, whole genome shotgun sequence DNA includes these proteins:
- the FOXL2 gene encoding forkhead box protein L2, translated as MMSGYPDGEEDTVALLVHDTSGSKEPERGKEELSGDKGPEKPDPSQKPPYSYVALIAMAIRESAEKRLTLSGIYQYIISKFPFYEKNKKGWQNSIRHNLSLNECFIKVPREGGGERKGNYWTLDPACEDMFEKGNYRRRRRMKRPFRPPPTHFQPGKTLFSPDSYGYLSPPKYLQSTFMNNSWPLAQPPAPMPYTSCQMSGGNVSPVNVKGLSAPASYGPYSRVQSMALPSMVNSYNGMGHHHHPHAHHPQQLSPASPAPPAAPAANGAGLQFACARQPAELSMMHCSYWEHDSKHSALHSRIDI; from the coding sequence ATGATGAGCGGCTACCCGGACGGCGAGGAGGACACGGTGGCGCTGCTGGTTCATGACACCAGCGGCAGCAAGGAGCCGGAGCGGGGCAAGGAGGAGCTGAGCGGCGACAAGGGCCCCGAGAAGCCGGACCCCTCGCAGAAGCCCCCCTACTCCTACGTGGCCCTGATCGCCATGGCCATTCGGGAGAGCGCAGAGAAGAGGCTCACGCTGTCCGGGATCTACCAGTACATCATCAGCAAGTTCCCTTTCTACGAGAAGAACAAGAAGGGCTGGCAGAACAGCATCCGCCACAACCTCAGCCTCAACGAGTGCTTCATCAAGGTGCCCCGGGAGGGTGGTGGCGAGCGCAAGGGTAACTACTGGACCCTGGACCCGGCCTGCGAGGACATGTTCGAGAAGGGCAACTACCGCAGGAGACGAAGGATGAAGCGGCCCTTCCGGCCGCCCCCGACCCATTTCCAGCCCGGCAAGACCCTCTTTAGCCCCGACAGCTACGGGTACCTCTCCCCGCCCAAGTACTTGCAGTCCACCTTCATGAACAACTCGTGGCCGCTGGCGCAGCCCCCCGCGCCCATGCCCTACACCTCCTGCCAGATGTCTGGCGGGAATGTCAGCCCCGTCAATGTGAAAGGACTCTCGGCCCCAGCGTCCTACGGCCCCTACTCGCGGGTGCAGAGCATGGCGCTGCCCAGCATGGTGAACTCCTACAACGGTAtgggccaccaccaccacccgcaCGCCCACCATCCCCAGCAACTCAGCCCGGccagccccgcgccgcccgcggcCCCGGCGGCGAACGGAGCCGGCCTCCAGTTCGCCTGTGCCCGCCAGCCCGCCGAGCTGTCCATGATGCACTGTTCCTACTGGGAGCACGACAGCAAACACAGCGCCCTGCACTCCCGCATAGACATCTAG